One region of Microcoleus sp. FACHB-68 genomic DNA includes:
- a CDS encoding pentapeptide repeat-containing protein, producing MQKLNAKELKDQYAEGKRDFSGIDLSEVNLFEADFRGINLNGSNLTSTYLPYANLSQANLHAAEINAAELSDVKLYQADLSEANLRGANLCRANLRYANLQGADLSGANLQGANLYNADLGSANLIDADLSRANLEGARLTQARLAGCNFYRARMVDFSDAYLDSTTVRPDGYREDS from the coding sequence ATGCAAAAGCTAAACGCAAAGGAGTTAAAGGATCAGTACGCTGAAGGGAAACGAGACTTTAGCGGGATAGATTTAAGCGAGGTTAATCTATTTGAAGCCGACTTCCGAGGAATTAACCTTAACGGCAGCAATCTCACAAGCACCTATTTGCCTTACGCCAATCTTAGCCAAGCCAACCTGCACGCTGCTGAAATCAACGCGGCTGAACTGAGTGACGTTAAGCTTTATCAGGCCGATTTATCTGAAGCCAACCTGCGGGGGGCGAATTTGTGTAGAGCGAATCTGCGTTACGCTAATTTGCAAGGTGCTGACCTTTCAGGAGCGAATTTGCAAGGAGCGAACCTGTACAATGCGGATCTGGGTTCGGCTAATTTGATCGATGCAGATTTGAGCCGCGCCAATTTAGAAGGTGCAAGGCTGACACAGGCAAGGCTAGCCGGTTGCAATTTTTACCGCGCCCGAATGGTAGATTTCTCAGACGCTTACCTCGATAGCACCACGGTTCGCCCTGACGGGTATCGAGAAGATAGTTAA